A window from Cyprinus carpio isolate SPL01 chromosome A11, ASM1834038v1, whole genome shotgun sequence encodes these proteins:
- the LOC109057831 gene encoding T-box brain protein 1-like, with protein sequence MHLQRLPSPSALANKPVSEDNGLTHTTAAGDDRVSSSCDTLKNETPLKRLSTGMRTPSNALDYVSAARDDSGSADKCNLPESSQARTGFPSSSAMFSYSGQPVVPALPPLSSHYLTPHPVISNGPYERSYACSQPYGQTYPNAAVHPFASVPGKAQLYLRNRALWFKFHRHQTEMIITKQGRRMFPFLSFGVAGLDPMCHYNIVVDVILADPSHWRFQGGRWIPSSRADTNVTGSRVYVHPDSPNTGAHWMRQEISFGKLKLTNNKGAYSNSTQMIALQSLQKYQPRVHVIEISKGGDEDTSDPDRVQTFTFPETQFIAVTAYQNTAITQLKIDHNPFAKGFRDNYDKSYSGSDTDRLTPTPSDSPHSQLLPGSQYAMTSALFQEQFVNSYTKPCFPTLPPDPGTNDRTLKFTNSLVTSNQTQESSTVSEQRWFVSSAAAPSYETDINTAALVSYATAGVKGLPFTGGTSNSLDYYTSASGWDSRASQENGSKTISNLPGWVLDANLERSTESNYTPEDGDMLEMDPSALGVSEELEGKDATDLTWTKTQSSIK encoded by the exons ATGCACCTGCAGCGACTCCCCTCACCGTCCGCGCTGGCCAACAAACCGGTGAGTGAGGACAATGGTTTGACGCACACCACCGCCGCGGGGGACGACCGCGTCTCCTCCTCCTGTGACACCCTGAAGAACGAGACCCCGTTAAAGAGACTCTCCACAGGGATGAGAACACCCTCAAACGCTCTGGATTACGTCTCCGCGGCACGGGATGACAGTGGAAGTGCGGACAAGTGTAATTTGCCTGAATCAAGTCAAGCGCGGACAGGTTTCCCCTCGTCTTCTGCCATGTTCTCGTATTCGGGGCAGCCGGTGGTGCCCGCGCTCCCGCCACTCTCCAGTCACTACTTGACACCTCACCCGGTCATCAGCAACGGGCCGTATGAACGGAGCTACGCGTGCTCGCAGCCGTATGGACAAACTTACCCAAACGCCGCCGTCCATCCATTCGCCTCGGTGCCCGGAAAAGCCCAGCTTTACCTCCGTAACAGAGCGCTGTGGTTCAAATTCCACAGACACCAAACAGAAATGATCATTACTAAACAGGGGCG CCGGATGTTTCCGTTTCTAAGCTTTGGTGTTGCTGGTCTTGACCCGATGTGTCATTATAATATTGTTGTGGATGTGATTCTGGCGGATCCGAGCCACTGGAGGTTCCAGGGCGGGAGATGGATTCCCAGCAGCAGAGCGGACACTAATGTTACGG ggAGCAGAGTATACGTGCACCCGGACTCTCCAAACACCGGCGCGCACTGGATGCGTCAGGAGATCTCTTTTGGAAAACTGAAGCTGACGAACAACAAGGGAGCTTACAGCAACTCTActcaa aTGATCGCCCTACAGTCTCTCCAGAAGTATCAGCCAAGGGTGCATGTGATTGAAATAAGCAAGGGTGGAGATGAAGATACAAGTGATCCTGATAGAGTACAGACATTTACCTTTCCTGAAACACAATTTATAGCTGTCACAGCTTACCAGAACACAGCT ATAACTCAGCTAAAAATTGATCACAATCCATTTGCTAAAGGATTTCGGGATAATTATGATAA AAGTTACAGTGGCTCTGACACCGACCGATTGACCCCTACACCCAGTGACTCCCCACACTCTCAGTTGCTGCCTGGCTCACAGTACGCAATGACAAGCGCTTTATTTCAGGAACAGTTTGTCAACAGTTACACAAAGCCATGTTTTCCAACTCTTCCCCCTGACCCTGGCACTAATGACCGAACACTCAAGTTTACTAACAGCCTTGTGACATCAAACCAAACCCAAGAGAGCAGCACGGTGTCTGAGCAGCGCTGGTTTGTGTCTTCCGCTGCTGCTCCATCATACGAAACTGATATTAACACAGCAGCGCTGGTCTCTTATGCCACAGCGGGGGTCAAAGGACTGCCCTTCACTGGTGGCACTAGTAACAGTTTGGATTACTACACCAGTGCCTCTGGATGGGATTCACGGGCTTCGCAAGAGAACGGCAGTAAAACCATCTCAAATCTGCCTGGTTGGGTTCTAGATGCGAATCTTGAAAGATCAACAGAATCGAATTACACGCCTGAGGATGGAGATATGTTGGAAATGGACCCATCAGCTCTTGGAGTTTCTGAGGAGCTGGAAGGTAAAGATGCCACGGATTTGACATGGACCAAAACCCAATCTTCCATTAAATga